The sequence GGCCGAAGGTCGGCGAGCCGTTCCACAGGGAGTGCATGCCCATCGCGAGGAGCAGGCCGAGCAGCGGCGCCGCGACGCGCCTGAACCGCCGGTGCGGCGGGCTGCTCGCGGCGATCCCGAGCCCTATGCCGGTCAGCACGGTGAAGAGCGGATGCGCGAACGGCGTCATCACCGCCCGGACGAGGAAGGTCATCACGGTCACCGCCGCGAAGCCGGAGCCCAGCTGCTGGTCCTCGCCGAAGGCGTTGCCCAGATAGAGGATGTTCTCGGTGAAGGCGAACCCCGTCGCGGTGAAACCGGCGGCGACGACGCCGCTGACGATCCCGGTGAACTGCCGCCCGCGGAAGAGGAAGAGCAGCAGGACGGCCGCCGCCTTGGCGCTCTCCTCGACCACGGGGGCTATGACCGTGGCGCCCAGGGTGTCCGCATTGCCCGGGTCGGCGGTGGCGATCCACCGGGTCGCGAAGGAGTTGGCGATGATCGCGACGAGCGCCGCCGCGCACGCGCCCCACGCGAAGGCGAACAGCAGGTTGCGCCACGGCCCCGGGTCGACCCGGTCCAGCCAGCGGAAGGCCGTCATCAGCACCGGGACCGGCAGCACGGCCAGGCCCAGACCGACGAGGAACCCCTCGGTCCCCGTCTCGTCGCGCACCAGGGCCAGGATCACCACCCCGCAGAGCGCCAGCAGCGTGAAGACGGCGACCACGCGGAACGTACGGCTCCGCCACACCACGCCGACGCGGCGCGGCCGGTATCGCCACTGGCTCCGCTCCGGAACGGCGGCCAGGACCTCGCCGACCCGCCGCTCCCCGAGCACCGGGACGGCCGGCTGCTCCTGCCGTTGTCGCTGAACAGACCCGTCGGACACCCCATGACCCTAACGAGCGGCACTGACAACGGCCATGGCGCGGGGCGCGGCCCCCAGGGGCGAGCCGGGCCGGTCAGCGGCGGGCGAAGAGCAGGTCGTGCACCACATGGCCCTTGTCCAGGCCCTGCCCCT comes from Streptomyces sp. Mut1 and encodes:
- a CDS encoding PrsW family intramembrane metalloprotease, translated to MSDGSVQRQRQEQPAVPVLGERRVGEVLAAVPERSQWRYRPRRVGVVWRSRTFRVVAVFTLLALCGVVILALVRDETGTEGFLVGLGLAVLPVPVLMTAFRWLDRVDPGPWRNLLFAFAWGACAAALVAIIANSFATRWIATADPGNADTLGATVIAPVVEESAKAAAVLLLFLFRGRQFTGIVSGVVAAGFTATGFAFTENILYLGNAFGEDQQLGSGFAAVTVMTFLVRAVMTPFAHPLFTVLTGIGLGIAASSPPHRRFRRVAAPLLGLLLAMGMHSLWNGSPTFGRYGFYVVYGAFMVPVFGLVTWLAVRSRRNELRTLAVELPVYAEAGWLAPAEPLTLASMRARALARNAARRRYEVAVRPYGGHHPAHAASSAPAAARERGRAAARTVAEYEAFATSLAFLRRQVRRGTADPDFAARELELLHHLWQRRDVAGPALAYAAQVTQRVRARRAAPPPGPYPWYGARGPTGPYGPGPYAYPAQPYGPGAHGQQPYAYQPYAQPPYTAPQQTGSPDVGG